One Saccharopolyspora erythraea NRRL 2338 genomic region harbors:
- a CDS encoding YbaB/EbfC family nucleoid-associated protein, which yields MSSPMFNDMEAALEELRAQQKRIKEAKEQAEKETTSFRTKDRMITATVDHKQRLTELKLSGSRYRSMAPDELASRIVEAVQSAQDEAAKKSTDAFAKLQPTASGFQLGDMFNGNFDLDRMFDEAVRMAEAPLFPEDAKKNAKNQEADTDGK from the coding sequence GTGTCCTCACCGATGTTCAACGATATGGAGGCGGCGCTCGAGGAGCTCCGCGCTCAGCAGAAGCGCATCAAGGAAGCCAAGGAGCAGGCCGAGAAGGAAACCACTTCCTTCCGGACCAAGGACCGCATGATCACCGCGACCGTCGACCACAAGCAGCGGCTGACCGAGCTGAAACTCTCGGGCTCGCGCTATCGCAGCATGGCGCCCGACGAGTTGGCCAGCCGCATCGTCGAGGCGGTCCAGTCGGCTCAAGACGAGGCAGCGAAGAAGTCCACGGACGCGTTCGCGAAGTTGCAGCCCACCGCATCGGGTTTCCAGCTCGGCGACATGTTCAACGGGAACTTCGACCTGGACCGGATGTTCGACGAGGCCGTCCGCATGGCCGAAGCACCTTTGTTCCCGGAGGACGCCAAGAAGAACGCCAAGAACCAGGAGGCGGATACCGATGGTAAGTAG